A window from Chlamydiota bacterium encodes these proteins:
- a CDS encoding response regulator translates to MPKKVLIIEDSATDAAIVKELLEKEGITTVISVSGKEGVEKAVALKPDLIVLDIMLPDISGFDVCAKLKEKTALSATIVVVLSVKDNIEDITRAFHVGADDYIIKPPLPELLTRKIKLYLGIR, encoded by the coding sequence ATGCCGAAGAAGGTGTTGATCATCGAGGACAGCGCGACCGACGCGGCGATCGTGAAGGAACTGCTCGAGAAGGAGGGGATCACGACTGTTATCTCCGTCTCCGGCAAGGAGGGCGTCGAGAAGGCGGTGGCGCTGAAGCCCGACCTGATCGTGCTGGACATCATGCTTCCCGATATCAGCGGTTTCGACGTCTGCGCCAAGCTCAAGGAGAAGACCGCGCTCAGCGCCACCATCGTCGTCGTGCTGAGCGTCAAGGACAACATCGAGGACATCACCAGGGCGTTCCACGTGGGCGCGGACGACTATATCATCAAGCCGCCGCTCCCCGAGCTGCTCACACGCAAGATCAAGCTGTATCTAGGCATCCGCTGA
- a CDS encoding prepilin-type N-terminal cleavage/methylation domain-containing protein: MGAGRRRGMTLMEVLIAIVLVAVAFGGLATAVTWSIQTIRASRESAAALQAAQQEIERMRNASFASVAPHTFAVPSLRNRDGTAVSGSFAVQDETATMKKVTAHVGWVSHAGPPPGRPMHVSLATYITKEGIGRP, from the coding sequence ATGGGTGCCGGGCGCCGGCGCGGCATGACGCTCATGGAGGTGTTGATCGCCATCGTTCTGGTAGCGGTCGCCTTCGGAGGCCTCGCCACGGCCGTGACCTGGAGCATACAGACCATTAGGGCCTCGCGCGAATCCGCCGCGGCGCTCCAGGCAGCGCAGCAGGAGATCGAGCGGATGCGGAACGCAAGTTTCGCCTCCGTCGCGCCGCACACGTTCGCCGTGCCGTCGCTGCGCAACCGGGATGGAACGGCGGTGAGCGGCTCGTTCGCGGTGCAGGACGAGACGGCGACGATGAAGAAGGTCACCGCGCACGTCGGGTGGGTCTCGCACGCCGGGCCGCCGCCCGGGCGGCCGATGCACGTGAGCCTCGCGACGTACATCACCAAGGAAGGGATAGGCCGGCCATGA
- a CDS encoding type II secretion system protein, translated as MKASRCVSRCAGADGRAGLTLVEVLVSAGIFGLALPAILGGMLAGYGAVKRNAHQIAALGFARSKIEEVMNLRYASLSTAAGAYGEAGIPLDPAGSPRANIVVTVSGVSGAARKRISVSVQWTEQNRSFDVTLHTLVSKNNVT; from the coding sequence ATGAAAGCCAGCCGTTGCGTATCCCGGTGCGCCGGTGCAGACGGACGGGCGGGCCTCACGCTTGTCGAGGTGCTCGTCAGCGCGGGGATATTCGGCCTCGCGCTCCCGGCGATTCTCGGCGGGATGCTCGCGGGGTACGGGGCCGTCAAAAGGAACGCCCACCAGATCGCGGCGCTCGGTTTCGCGCGCAGCAAGATCGAGGAGGTGATGAACCTCCGGTACGCCTCCCTCTCGACCGCGGCCGGCGCCTACGGAGAGGCCGGGATCCCGCTCGACCCGGCCGGCTCCCCCCGCGCGAACATCGTCGTGACGGTATCCGGCGTCTCCGGGGCCGCGAGGAAGAGGATCTCGGTCTCCGTGCAGTGGACCGAACAGAACCGTTCGTTCGACGTCACCCTCCACACCCTGGTCAGCAAAAACAACGTGACCTGA
- a CDS encoding prepilin-type N-terminal cleavage/methylation domain-containing protein — protein MRARRSGREGGTPVRRGCRGGFTLLELMFASSVMAMAIGFVLYTFISYQRAFAVGYSHLGVRNEIRHAMDSMARDIRWTIEPVATHGGHATSATCLVLKVPAIDASKEIIDIKNAADYFVYRLNGNALERIVIPHESSDRESGTTVVARGVTALAFTLEDRNNATTSVPADACAVEISLAVGGAVAVVSSVDYAGKPAVTAQTERLATTVTFRNTAARST, from the coding sequence ATGAGGGCGCGCAGAAGCGGCCGCGAAGGGGGAACGCCCGTTCGCCGCGGCTGCCGCGGCGGATTCACCCTCCTCGAACTCATGTTCGCCTCGAGCGTGATGGCGATGGCGATCGGGTTCGTGCTGTACACCTTCATCTCCTACCAGCGCGCCTTCGCGGTCGGCTACTCCCACCTCGGCGTCCGAAACGAGATCCGCCACGCGATGGATTCGATGGCCAGGGACATCAGGTGGACGATCGAGCCGGTCGCAACCCACGGAGGCCATGCGACGTCGGCCACCTGCCTCGTGCTCAAGGTCCCCGCGATAGACGCGTCGAAGGAGATCATCGACATCAAGAACGCGGCCGACTACTTCGTCTACCGCCTGAACGGGAACGCCCTGGAGAGGATCGTGATCCCCCACGAATCAAGCGACAGGGAAAGCGGCACCACGGTGGTCGCCCGGGGCGTGACCGCGCTCGCCTTCACGCTCGAGGACAGGAACAACGCCACGACGTCTGTGCCCGCCGACGCCTGCGCGGTGGAGATCTCCCTTGCGGTCGGCGGCGCGGTGGCCGTGGTCTCCTCGGTCGACTACGCGGGCAAACCGGCGGTGACCGCACAGACCGAGCGCCTCGCCACCACCGTGACGTTCAGGAACACGGCGGCGAGGTCAACCTGA
- a CDS encoding nitroreductase family protein, which produces MDAIEAIMGRRSVRRFAGTPVPRATIERIVDAGRMAPTARNVQPWRFVAVTDTETRRALAALATTGPFIAEAPLCIAVFCADTKYWLEDGCAATENIIIAARAHGLGHCWVAGDKKPYAGRVAELLGAPAGHRLVALIAVGHPASEPPSAPKKPLAEVLHWERF; this is translated from the coding sequence ATGGATGCGATCGAGGCGATCATGGGCAGGCGCAGCGTGCGGAGGTTCGCGGGGACACCGGTACCCCGCGCGACAATCGAGCGCATCGTGGACGCGGGAAGGATGGCGCCGACCGCGCGCAACGTTCAGCCATGGCGGTTCGTCGCCGTGACTGACACGGAGACCCGCCGCGCCCTGGCCGCCCTCGCGACCACGGGTCCGTTCATCGCGGAGGCGCCGCTCTGCATCGCCGTGTTCTGCGCCGACACGAAATACTGGCTCGAGGACGGCTGCGCCGCGACGGAGAACATCATCATCGCCGCGCGGGCGCACGGCCTCGGACACTGCTGGGTGGCGGGGGATAAGAAACCGTACGCGGGGCGGGTCGCCGAACTGCTGGGCGCCCCCGCCGGGCATCGCCTGGTGGCCCTGATCGCCGTCGGACACCCCGCGTCGGAGCCCCCGTCCGCGCCCAAGAAGCCCCTCGCGGAGGTGCTGCACTGGGAGAGGTTCTGA
- a CDS encoding tetratricopeptide repeat protein, translating into MQGIGLGRREVAAWVGAIIALILLGLGAAAARRAAARRGAEVRPVDPYRAEIERTDPVEIHTRSAYAYEAEGSLEMAVKEYLELVRTDPDDVAARANLAALYFKTGAPERAVAEIHEILRIDPSQFGHREVLADAYAEAGDHARAAREYEEALRYAPDSADLRCKLGREHLLTRRHALARDEFRKAVETDPESAEAHRGLAASLRALGEVEEAAREAALAETLRQREDPPLKPGRLPPYRPLRSKRPTP; encoded by the coding sequence ATGCAGGGAATCGGTCTGGGGCGGAGGGAGGTCGCGGCCTGGGTGGGGGCGATCATCGCGCTGATCCTGCTCGGTCTCGGCGCGGCCGCGGCGAGGAGGGCGGCGGCCCGGAGGGGGGCGGAGGTGCGGCCCGTGGACCCGTACCGCGCAGAGATCGAACGCACGGACCCGGTCGAAATCCACACCAGGAGCGCCTACGCCTACGAGGCGGAGGGGTCGCTCGAGATGGCCGTCAAGGAGTACCTCGAACTCGTGAGGACCGACCCGGACGACGTCGCCGCCCGCGCGAACCTCGCGGCGCTGTATTTCAAGACGGGCGCCCCCGAGCGGGCCGTCGCGGAGATCCACGAGATCCTGAGGATAGACCCGTCGCAGTTCGGGCACCGGGAGGTTCTCGCGGACGCCTATGCGGAGGCGGGGGACCACGCGCGGGCCGCCCGGGAGTACGAGGAGGCGCTCCGGTACGCACCCGACTCCGCGGATCTCCGCTGCAAGCTCGGCAGGGAGCACCTCCTGACGAGGCGGCATGCGCTCGCGCGCGACGAGTTCCGGAAGGCGGTCGAAACGGACCCGGAATCCGCGGAGGCGCACCGCGGTCTCGCGGCGTCCCTCCGGGCGTTGGGGGAGGTCGAGGAGGCGGCGAGGGAAGCGGCCCTAGCCGAGACGCTCAGGCAACGGGAGGACCCGCCGTTGAAGCCGGGGCGGCTCCCGCCGTACCGGCCGCTCCGCTCGAAGCGCCCTACACCGTGA
- a CDS encoding TrpB-like pyridoxal phosphate-dependent enzyme: MSDPASGAVEVPRQWYNLAADLPTSPHPPCAPDGTPVTAEMLAPVFPMNLIEQEMSVERWIDIPEEIREILSRWRPTPLRRARHLERHLKTPARIYYKDESVSPPGSHKPNTAVAQAWYNKEFGITRLVTETGAGQWGCALAFACSLLGLECKVYMVRISFDQKPLRKTMMRVWGADCTASPSTQTNAGRRILAETPDTPGSLGIAISEAVEEAVSDRSGATRYALGSVLNHVMLHQTVIGLEAKEQLQQAGEKRPDIIIACAGGGSNFAGISFPFVCDKIHGDDIAIIPVEPAACPKMTRGPFAYDFGDTAGLTPLLAMYTLGHAFVPPPIHAGGLRYHGMAPLVSQAIVEGLVTPRAYNQLNCYAAAMRWAGTEGMICAPETSHAIACVIEEAERAREEGKEKVILFNYSGHGLMDLTGYDRYLSGQLSDYVLPEAALQESVENLTRLPKPATRRPGNR, translated from the coding sequence ATGAGCGATCCCGCCTCCGGCGCCGTCGAAGTGCCGCGGCAATGGTACAACCTCGCGGCCGATCTCCCGACCTCGCCGCACCCCCCGTGCGCCCCCGACGGCACGCCCGTGACCGCCGAGATGCTGGCGCCGGTCTTCCCGATGAACCTGATCGAGCAGGAGATGAGCGTCGAGCGCTGGATCGATATCCCGGAGGAGATCCGGGAGATCCTGTCGCGCTGGCGTCCGACGCCGCTGCGCAGGGCGCGGCACCTCGAACGGCATCTGAAGACCCCGGCGCGCATATACTACAAGGACGAGAGCGTGAGCCCGCCGGGGAGCCACAAGCCCAACACCGCCGTGGCCCAGGCGTGGTACAACAAGGAGTTCGGCATCACCCGGCTGGTCACGGAGACCGGCGCGGGCCAGTGGGGCTGCGCGCTCGCCTTCGCCTGTTCGCTGCTCGGGCTCGAGTGCAAGGTCTACATGGTCCGCATCAGCTTCGACCAGAAGCCGCTCCGCAAGACCATGATGCGGGTGTGGGGCGCCGATTGTACGGCGAGCCCGAGCACGCAGACGAACGCCGGGCGCCGGATCCTCGCCGAGACACCCGACACGCCGGGGAGTCTCGGGATCGCCATCAGCGAGGCGGTCGAGGAGGCGGTGAGCGATCGCTCCGGCGCGACGCGCTACGCGCTCGGGAGCGTGCTCAACCACGTGATGCTTCATCAGACGGTCATCGGCCTCGAGGCCAAGGAGCAGTTGCAGCAGGCCGGGGAGAAGAGGCCCGACATCATCATCGCCTGCGCCGGGGGAGGGAGCAACTTCGCGGGGATCTCGTTCCCGTTCGTGTGCGACAAGATCCACGGAGACGATATCGCCATCATCCCGGTCGAGCCCGCGGCGTGCCCGAAGATGACCCGCGGTCCGTTCGCCTACGATTTCGGCGATACCGCGGGGCTCACCCCGCTCCTTGCGATGTACACCCTCGGGCACGCCTTTGTGCCGCCCCCGATCCACGCGGGCGGCCTCCGCTACCACGGGATGGCGCCGCTCGTGAGTCAGGCGATCGTCGAGGGGCTCGTGACGCCGCGCGCCTACAATCAGTTGAACTGCTACGCGGCCGCGATGCGATGGGCCGGGACTGAGGGGATGATATGCGCCCCCGAGACGAGCCATGCCATCGCCTGCGTCATCGAGGAGGCGGAGAGGGCCCGCGAGGAGGGGAAGGAGAAGGTGATCCTGTTCAACTACAGCGGGCACGGGCTGATGGATCTCACCGGCTACGACCGGTACCTCTCCGGGCAGCTCTCCGACTACGTGCTCCCCGAGGCGGCGCTCCAGGAGTCCGTCGAGAACCTCACGCGTCTGCCCAAGCCCGCCACGCGGCGGCCGGGGAACCGGTAG
- a CDS encoding prepilin-type N-terminal cleavage/methylation domain-containing protein, with amino-acid sequence MQARRRRSGFTLVEVLFASTLSALLVGGILGTFIAFSRLYRDGSERLCLLSRARYGIERLSSGSSAAEAIAVAQGGNALTVTIPATVLRSAVNATHSSLHVQTAEVFPPSGVVYIDDEAIAYGSAEPKTRRLSSCTRGYAGTTASQHDNRSIVHIRFTYYLDGTTIYFNAGGSPSPASDEPIVPSVEPTGAGGIFRILPGGQDGARNSRVQAAFRCYNDWNRNGTRDASEPSLDTAFEVFARNM; translated from the coding sequence ATGCAGGCGCGGAGGCGCAGGAGCGGATTCACCCTCGTCGAGGTGCTCTTCGCCTCGACCCTGTCGGCCCTGCTCGTCGGGGGCATCCTGGGCACCTTCATCGCCTTCTCGCGCCTCTACCGCGACGGCTCCGAGCGGCTCTGCCTCCTCTCCCGCGCGCGCTACGGGATCGAACGGCTCTCCTCAGGATCGAGCGCCGCGGAGGCGATCGCCGTGGCGCAGGGGGGGAACGCCCTGACCGTGACCATCCCGGCGACCGTGCTCCGCTCCGCGGTCAACGCCACCCACTCCTCGCTCCACGTGCAGACCGCGGAGGTCTTCCCCCCTTCCGGGGTCGTGTACATAGACGATGAGGCGATCGCCTACGGGAGCGCGGAGCCGAAGACGAGGCGGCTTTCCTCCTGCACGCGGGGGTACGCCGGGACCACGGCCTCCCAGCACGACAACAGATCGATCGTCCACATCCGCTTCACCTACTACCTGGACGGGACGACGATCTATTTCAACGCGGGCGGCTCCCCCTCCCCCGCGTCCGACGAACCGATCGTGCCGTCCGTCGAGCCGACGGGCGCGGGGGGCATCTTCCGGATCCTCCCCGGCGGGCAGGACGGCGCCCGCAACAGCCGCGTGCAGGCCGCCTTCAGGTGCTACAACGACTGGAACCGCAACGGAACCCGCGATGCATCTGAACCGAGCCTCGATACAGCGTTCGAGGTATTTGCGAGGAACATGTGA